Genomic DNA from Azospirillum brasilense:
ACAATTCGAGCTGGATGGAGTGGATGTTGTCGGCGGGGTTGCCGTAGCGGCGGGTGATGAAGCCGCCCTTGAAGCGCCCGTTCTGCACCGAGGAAAAGCGCCCGGTGGCGGTGAGCACGTTCATGACCCGGCCGACCAGCGCCGGCGAGGCGCTGCCCCCTTCCGCTGTGCCCAGGCTGAAGTCCTGGATCTGCCCGTCGAAGAAGCGCGGCACGCGCGACCGGATGGAATGGGCATCGAACAGCACCGCCACGCCGAAGCGTTCCTTCAGCGCCTGAAGCTCGCCGTTGAGCTGCTCGTGATAGGGGCGCCAATAGGCGCCGATCCGCCGCCGCACCTCCGCCGTGTCCGGCTCCCGCCCCGGCCGGTAAACCGGCTGGTGATCGAAGGTGGTGAGGGGACAGAGTTCGGTGCTGCTGGCGCCGGGGGTGGGAAGGGCGTTGTCGGGATCGCGGTTGAGGTCGATCACGTAGCGC
This window encodes:
- the hutG gene encoding N-formylglutamate deformylase gives rise to the protein METFRFQPGETPVLLSIPHVGTVVPPDIAATMTDSALAVPDTDWHLDRLYHFAPALGIGFLKPILSRYVIDLNRDPDNALPTPGASSTELCPLTTFDHQPVYRPGREPDTAEVRRRIGAYWRPYHEQLNGELQALKERFGVAVLFDAHSIRSRVPRFFDGQIQDFSLGTAEGGSASPALVGRVMNVLTATGRFSSVQNGRFKGGFITRRYGNPADNIHSIQLELSQVTYMDEEAPFGFREESARQVRPTLERLLSLVVEWAWENAAGRRRSAFL